From Candidatus Eisenbacteria bacterium, a single genomic window includes:
- a CDS encoding ABC transporter ATP-binding protein — protein sequence MNVDAPVVISARGLVRRFGTFTAVDHVDLDIHAGEIFGILGPNGSGKTTTIRMLCALLVPTEGEATVAGFDVARDPDRVKSSIGYMSQAFGLYRDLTVDENLRFYGGLYGLGRELEARIAWARDRMHLAELGPRLAAPLSGGQKQRLALGCAIMHRPPVVFLDEPTAGVDPAARRLFWQIIRGLAADGTTIVVTTHYMDEAERFDRLAFLSAGKLIALGTPTEVRAGFPRAANLEDIFVELQEKGQ from the coding sequence ATGAACGTCGACGCCCCGGTCGTGATCTCCGCTCGCGGGCTGGTACGGCGCTTCGGAACGTTCACCGCGGTCGATCACGTCGATCTGGACATCCACGCCGGCGAGATCTTCGGCATCCTGGGACCGAACGGATCCGGCAAGACCACCACGATCCGCATGCTGTGCGCGCTGCTCGTGCCGACCGAGGGCGAAGCGACGGTGGCCGGGTTCGATGTCGCACGCGACCCGGATCGCGTCAAGAGTTCGATCGGCTACATGTCGCAGGCGTTCGGCCTGTATCGCGACCTCACGGTCGACGAGAACCTGCGCTTCTATGGCGGGCTCTACGGACTCGGTCGCGAACTCGAAGCCCGCATCGCGTGGGCGCGCGATCGCATGCATCTGGCGGAACTGGGACCGCGACTCGCAGCGCCGCTGTCGGGCGGGCAGAAGCAACGACTCGCGCTCGGGTGCGCGATCATGCACCGCCCCCCGGTCGTGTTCCTCGATGAGCCGACCGCGGGTGTGGATCCGGCCGCGCGGCGACTGTTCTGGCAGATCATTCGCGGCCTCGCGGCGGACGGCACCACGATCGTGGTGACCACGCACTACATGGATGAAGCCGAACGCTTCGACCGGCTGGCGTTCCTGTCGGCCGGCAAGTTGATCGCGCTCGGCACTCCGACCGAAGTGCGGGCCGGATTCCCGCGCGCCGCGAACCTCGAGGACATCTTCGTCGAGCTGCAGGAGAAGGGGCAGTGA
- a CDS encoding HlyD family efflux transporter periplasmic adaptor subunit gives MVARRIAVALLFALGVVAAGCENRGAAVHASGTIEMDETDVASLVGGRLKRLTVNEGDSVTVGDTLAVLDRGEITADFRAQLANADRAAAQSRDVSVGPRAEEIRIARAQSAAATARRDLAQREFERGKTLFADRVIPAAEFERLSSNYEAALATEGSTQHALTLLEEGSRRNAIAAAASSMQAARETAAAARSRVDELVLTAPISGVVLLKNFERGELVQAGQPVVTLGNPDSLWIRVYVAAPNITRVRRGAAAEIQLGRTNPRRYAGRVVEIGSRAEFTPRAALTEEERANIVFAVKIALDPSGGELKAGLPADAIIQSLMPPGAADRATR, from the coding sequence GTGGTTGCTCGTCGCATCGCAGTCGCCCTGCTGTTCGCTCTCGGTGTCGTCGCGGCCGGCTGCGAGAATCGTGGCGCCGCCGTTCATGCCAGCGGCACGATCGAGATGGACGAGACCGACGTGGCCTCGCTGGTCGGCGGCCGGCTGAAGCGCCTCACCGTCAACGAGGGTGATTCGGTCACGGTCGGCGATACGCTCGCGGTGCTCGACCGCGGCGAGATCACGGCCGACTTTCGCGCCCAGCTCGCGAACGCCGATCGTGCCGCCGCGCAGTCGCGCGACGTGAGCGTGGGGCCGCGCGCCGAGGAGATCCGCATCGCGCGCGCACAGTCTGCGGCTGCGACCGCGCGGCGCGATCTGGCGCAGCGCGAGTTCGAGCGCGGCAAGACGCTGTTCGCCGATCGCGTGATTCCCGCCGCCGAGTTCGAACGCCTGTCCTCGAACTACGAGGCGGCGCTGGCGACCGAGGGCTCGACTCAGCACGCGCTGACACTGCTCGAGGAGGGCAGTCGCCGCAACGCGATCGCGGCCGCCGCCAGCTCCATGCAGGCGGCGCGAGAGACTGCGGCCGCGGCGCGCAGCCGGGTCGACGAGCTGGTGCTCACCGCACCGATCTCGGGTGTGGTGCTGCTCAAGAACTTCGAGCGCGGCGAACTGGTTCAGGCCGGGCAACCGGTCGTGACGCTCGGCAATCCCGACAGCCTGTGGATCCGAGTCTACGTCGCGGCTCCGAACATCACGCGCGTGCGGCGCGGCGCAGCCGCCGAGATCCAGCTCGGCCGCACGAATCCCCGTCGCTACGCGGGCCGGGTGGTCGAGATCGGCAGTCGCGCCGAGTTCACGCCCCGCGCCGCGCTCACCGAAGAGGAGCGCGCGAACATCGTGTTCGCGGTCAAGATCGCGCTCGACCCGAGCGGTGGGGAACTCAAGGCCGGGCTCCCGGCCGATGCGATCATCCAGTCGCTCATGCCTCCCGGCGCCGCGGATCGGGCCACGCGATGA
- a CDS encoding efflux RND transporter permease subunit, whose translation MFLSDLSIKRPVLATMMIVALVTLGVFSYRRLSVDLWPEVEFPFVSISTEYSGASPEAVEREVTKKIEESVNSIEGVKKITSVSNEGFSSIYIEFQLKTKVMDAVADVRSRIDRVRPELPAAIEAPVIDRFDAGATPILTYSLRGAGWTLRDLTTLAEETVSRRLQNVPGVGSVSVVGGVRREVQVLLLPDRMQALQVSPDMVVAAVQRENTDMPAGRVERGSREDLVRVKGRIANPKDFERIVVSVRGGIPVRLGQVARIEDAQEEVRDAAFVNGERAVAIEIRKVSGGNTVEIADGLAERVARLNSELPRGAQLAPIQDNSVWIRNSVEDVQKTLVEGAILTVLIVFIFLNSWRSTVITGLTLPVSVIASFLAFYAFGFTLNTMTLMALSLVIGILIDDAIVVRENIVRHVERGEDHLTAASRGTAEIGFAVIATTLSIVAVFVPVAFMGGIVGKFFYQFGIVVAFAVMVSLFVSFTLDPMLSSKWYDPQAEGHPPTGPVGKLLKRFNDGFHGLGRRYRGVIQWALRHRMVTLGIAALALIGAFVMPAVGLVGGEFMPKSDEERTLVGFETAVGSSIDYTIGRGLEIQKLLDARPEVLRTYLSVGGSQQNGAIHRGQVYVQMKPKHERKLSQQAFETDLRKTLVTLQGVTGRILQLGAVGGSQAPIVLNLNGPDLATLQKISDQALAKVRDVPGLVELKSSLEGRKPEFVIDVDRGLAAEVGLSVGQIGAALRPILSGEKAGDWEDPTGLSHDVRVRLAPEFRSSGDDLARVPIATSQIDPRSGAPVMVPLQQVARLRRDGAPAQIDRQQLERVVTIEGNYQGRPLTDVVKDIQDRLGAMQLPPGYRFDFGGEQADFVETIGFMVESLTLAVVFLYIILASQFGSFLKPLAIMLSLPLSLIGVMMGLALTRGTLNIMSMIGIIMLMGLVTKNAILLVDFVNAARERGQSREEALVDAGEMRLRPIVMTTLAMIFGMLPTALALGSGAEFRAPMAHAVIGGLITSTLLTLVVVPVVYTFLDDLGTRSTALIKRFTSAPAVADATHPHPEHRPTPAAEPHAESANQPVPSPFETL comes from the coding sequence ATGTTCCTGAGCGATCTCTCCATCAAGCGTCCGGTGCTCGCGACCATGATGATCGTGGCGCTCGTGACGCTCGGGGTGTTCTCGTATCGGCGCCTGTCGGTCGACCTGTGGCCCGAGGTCGAGTTCCCGTTCGTCAGCATCTCGACCGAATACTCCGGAGCCTCGCCCGAGGCGGTCGAGCGCGAGGTCACCAAGAAGATCGAGGAGTCGGTCAACTCGATCGAAGGCGTCAAGAAGATCACCTCGGTCTCGAACGAAGGCTTCTCGTCCATCTACATCGAATTCCAGCTCAAGACCAAGGTCATGGACGCGGTCGCCGACGTCCGCTCGCGCATCGATCGCGTGCGGCCCGAACTGCCCGCCGCGATCGAAGCTCCGGTGATCGACCGCTTCGATGCCGGCGCCACGCCGATCCTCACCTACTCGCTGCGCGGTGCGGGCTGGACGCTTCGCGATCTCACCACGCTCGCCGAGGAGACGGTGAGTCGGCGGCTTCAGAACGTGCCGGGGGTCGGCAGCGTTTCGGTGGTCGGCGGGGTGCGGCGTGAGGTCCAGGTGCTGCTCCTGCCGGATCGCATGCAGGCGCTGCAGGTCTCTCCCGACATGGTGGTGGCGGCCGTACAGCGCGAGAACACCGACATGCCGGCGGGCCGCGTCGAGCGCGGGTCGCGAGAGGACCTGGTGCGCGTGAAGGGCCGCATCGCCAATCCGAAGGACTTCGAGCGCATCGTGGTGTCGGTGCGTGGCGGCATCCCGGTGCGACTCGGACAGGTGGCGCGCATCGAGGACGCACAGGAAGAGGTGCGCGACGCCGCGTTCGTGAACGGCGAGCGCGCGGTCGCGATCGAAATCCGCAAGGTCTCGGGTGGCAACACGGTCGAGATCGCCGACGGCCTCGCCGAGCGGGTAGCGCGGCTCAACTCGGAGCTGCCGCGCGGTGCTCAGCTCGCACCGATCCAGGACAACTCGGTGTGGATCCGCAATTCCGTCGAGGATGTGCAGAAGACGCTGGTCGAGGGAGCGATCCTCACCGTGCTGATCGTCTTCATCTTCCTCAACTCGTGGCGCTCGACCGTGATCACCGGCCTCACGCTGCCGGTCTCGGTGATCGCGTCGTTCCTGGCGTTTTACGCGTTCGGATTCACGCTCAACACCATGACGCTCATGGCGCTGTCGCTGGTGATCGGCATCCTGATCGACGACGCGATCGTGGTGCGCGAGAACATCGTGCGCCACGTCGAGCGCGGCGAGGACCACCTGACCGCCGCGAGTCGCGGTACCGCCGAGATCGGCTTCGCGGTGATCGCGACCACGCTCTCGATCGTCGCGGTGTTCGTGCCGGTCGCGTTCATGGGTGGCATCGTCGGCAAGTTCTTCTACCAGTTCGGCATCGTGGTCGCATTCGCCGTGATGGTGTCGCTGTTCGTCTCGTTCACGCTCGATCCGATGCTCTCGAGCAAGTGGTACGACCCGCAGGCCGAGGGCCATCCCCCGACCGGACCGGTCGGCAAGCTGCTCAAACGCTTCAACGACGGCTTCCACGGACTCGGTCGGCGCTACCGTGGAGTGATCCAGTGGGCGCTGCGCCACCGCATGGTCACACTCGGGATCGCGGCACTCGCGCTGATCGGTGCGTTCGTGATGCCGGCGGTCGGACTGGTCGGCGGTGAGTTCATGCCCAAGTCCGACGAGGAGCGCACGCTGGTCGGCTTCGAGACAGCGGTCGGCTCGTCGATCGACTACACGATCGGTCGCGGACTCGAGATCCAGAAGCTGCTCGATGCGCGTCCCGAGGTGCTGCGCACCTATCTGAGTGTCGGTGGATCGCAGCAGAACGGTGCGATCCATCGCGGCCAGGTCTACGTGCAGATGAAACCCAAGCACGAACGCAAGCTGTCGCAGCAAGCGTTCGAGACCGACCTGCGCAAGACGCTCGTCACGTTGCAGGGCGTGACGGGGCGCATCCTTCAGCTCGGCGCAGTCGGCGGATCGCAGGCGCCGATCGTGCTCAATCTGAACGGGCCCGACCTGGCGACGCTGCAGAAGATCTCGGACCAGGCGCTCGCCAAGGTGCGCGACGTGCCAGGCCTCGTCGAGCTCAAGTCTTCGCTCGAGGGTCGCAAACCCGAGTTCGTGATCGATGTCGATCGCGGCCTCGCGGCCGAGGTCGGCCTGTCGGTCGGGCAGATCGGTGCTGCCTTGCGGCCGATTCTCTCGGGCGAGAAGGCCGGCGACTGGGAGGATCCCACCGGACTCTCGCACGACGTGCGAGTACGGCTGGCGCCCGAGTTCCGCAGCTCAGGAGACGATCTGGCGCGCGTTCCGATCGCGACCTCTCAGATCGATCCGCGCAGCGGTGCGCCGGTGATGGTGCCGCTGCAGCAGGTCGCGCGGCTGCGTCGCGACGGTGCGCCGGCTCAGATCGATCGCCAGCAGCTCGAGCGCGTGGTGACGATCGAGGGCAACTACCAGGGACGGCCGCTGACCGACGTGGTGAAGGACATTCAGGATCGGCTCGGCGCCATGCAGCTGCCACCCGGTTATCGCTTCGACTTCGGTGGCGAGCAGGCCGACTTCGTCGAGACGATCGGCTTCATGGTCGAATCGCTGACGCTCGCGGTGGTGTTCCTCTACATCATTCTCGCCAGCCAGTTCGGCAGTTTCCTCAAGCCGCTCGCGATCATGCTGTCGCTCCCGCTGTCGCTGATCGGCGTGATGATGGGGCTCGCGCTCACGCGCGGCACGCTCAACATCATGAGCATGATCGGCATCATCATGCTGATGGGACTCGTCACCAAGAACGCGATCCTGCTCGTCGACTTCGTCAACGCGGCCCGCGAACGCGGTCAGAGTCGCGAGGAAGCACTGGTCGACGCCGGCGAGATGCGACTGCGCCCGATCGTCATGACCACGCTCGCGATGATCTTCGGCATGCTGCCGACCGCGCTGGCACTCGGCTCGGGCGCCGAGTTCCGTGCACCGATGGCGCATGCCGTGATCGGCGGCCTCATCACCTCGACGCTGCTCACGCTGGTGGTGGTGCCGGTGGTCTACACGTTCCTCGACGATCTTGGCACCCGTTCGACCGCGCTGATCAAGCGCTTCACGAGCGCGCCGGCGGTCGCCGACGCGACGCATCCGCATCCCGAACACCGGCCGACGCCGGCCGCCGAACCGCACGCGGAATCCGCGAACCAGCCGGTTCCGTCACCGTTCGAGACCCTCTAG
- a CDS encoding efflux RND transporter periplasmic adaptor subunit, translating into MTSRLSIPIAALFAGLLLTSCGHGGSSSSGVDAATPLRLSDADLASAELIELTAGVPVSGTLQPAVDVNITAPLTEVIESVPVREGQSVARGAVLARFRTGTLAPAAASARAALEMSRADHERYENLYKAGAVAKREVEAALANWRSAEAQAAHANKQLEESVVRAPVSGVVSQRFVEAGDRPADGDPMFHVVNTSELDFEATVPSETALRVRPGSTVRLSVSGWSGAPIEGKVARVNAAVDPATRQLKIYVRVPNANGKLVGGLYASGAVVTERVERALAVPLAAVRGDGDSLWVMTVANGTLARHAVRTGVRDEAQDRVEIVSGLAAGARVVIGPLGGLIPGARVTLSGVGGDAADSNAAQPAGPAAAGGH; encoded by the coding sequence ATGACTTCCCGCCTCTCGATTCCGATCGCGGCGCTGTTCGCCGGGCTGCTGCTCACCAGCTGCGGCCACGGCGGCAGCTCCTCATCCGGCGTCGACGCCGCGACGCCGCTGCGGCTCTCGGACGCCGATCTCGCGAGCGCCGAACTCATCGAGCTCACGGCCGGGGTGCCGGTCTCGGGAACGTTGCAGCCCGCCGTCGACGTGAACATCACCGCGCCGCTGACCGAGGTGATCGAGTCGGTGCCGGTGCGCGAGGGTCAGTCGGTCGCTCGCGGCGCCGTGCTGGCGCGCTTTCGCACCGGCACGCTGGCCCCCGCGGCGGCGAGCGCGCGCGCGGCGCTCGAGATGAGCCGCGCCGATCACGAACGCTACGAGAACCTCTACAAAGCGGGTGCTGTCGCAAAGCGTGAAGTCGAAGCGGCACTCGCGAACTGGCGTTCGGCCGAGGCGCAGGCGGCGCACGCGAACAAGCAGCTCGAGGAGTCGGTGGTGCGGGCGCCGGTCTCGGGCGTGGTGTCGCAGCGCTTCGTCGAGGCCGGCGATCGGCCGGCCGACGGCGATCCGATGTTCCACGTCGTCAACACGTCCGAACTCGACTTCGAGGCGACGGTGCCGAGCGAGACCGCGCTGCGCGTACGTCCGGGCTCGACCGTGCGGCTGTCGGTAAGCGGCTGGAGCGGCGCGCCGATCGAGGGCAAGGTCGCGCGCGTGAATGCCGCGGTGGATCCGGCGACGCGCCAGTTGAAGATCTACGTACGGGTGCCGAACGCAAACGGAAAGCTGGTCGGCGGCCTGTATGCGAGCGGTGCGGTGGTGACCGAGCGCGTCGAGCGGGCACTCGCGGTGCCGCTCGCGGCGGTTCGCGGCGACGGCGACAGTCTGTGGGTGATGACGGTCGCGAACGGAACGCTGGCGCGCCACGCGGTGCGGACCGGAGTGCGCGACGAAGCACAGGACCGCGTCGAGATCGTCTCGGGTCTGGCCGCCGGCGCGCGCGTGGTGATCGGCCCGCTGGGGGGCCTGATCCCGGGTGCGCGCGTGACGCTCTCGGGAGTCGGCGGCGACGCTGCGGATTCGAATGCGGCGCAGCCGGCCGGCCCGGCGGCCGCAGGGGGGCACTGA
- a CDS encoding TolC family protein translates to MEASAKLEFPIFLGGRVFGAVHRARAELRQAEIERDQTRQSVAIEFERSRDEVARSLAALAARRGTVALATRAHELARVRYENGLSTQLEVSDARLRMLQSRANEAEALRDYRVALAGLEHALGRPIATREASIDDLPRLLEETP, encoded by the coding sequence GTGGAAGCGAGCGCCAAGCTCGAGTTCCCGATCTTCCTCGGCGGGCGAGTGTTCGGCGCGGTGCACCGCGCGCGCGCCGAGCTGCGCCAGGCCGAGATCGAGCGCGATCAGACCCGTCAGTCGGTCGCGATCGAGTTCGAACGCTCGCGCGACGAAGTGGCGCGTTCGCTCGCGGCACTCGCGGCGCGGCGTGGCACCGTGGCGCTCGCGACCCGTGCACACGAGCTGGCGCGAGTGCGCTACGAGAACGGGCTCTCGACCCAGCTCGAAGTCTCGGACGCCCGCCTGCGCATGCTTCAGAGCCGCGCCAACGAGGCCGAGGCACTGCGCGACTACCGCGTCGCTCTGGCGGGGCTCGAGCACGCGCTTGGCCGCCCGATTGCGACCCGCGAGGCTTCGATCGACGATCTGCCCCGCCTGCTCGAGGAGACTCCCTGA
- a CDS encoding TolC family protein: protein MSAARGKRVTAGALVLGAAFAIGGLEVALPVRADEALARTDSLALSLEEAVRIALANGPELALAKARLEQARGQVREATSQALPQISAAAGYTRRFDSIFRGLDTDTTFGDLFRNSSFAAVHSWNLDVTGSQILFSPRVWGALRAARAFERSNDASRRQTEEDVRLSVHRAYFEAAYRAELVTIATEGLTQARAYERDVELRQRQGQRAEYDLLQARVDARNAEPTLVGARNSHAAALLELGRQLQISPARRVRLTSPLDFDGARAGSVSASRSAPDGRR from the coding sequence ATGAGCGCGGCGCGCGGCAAGCGCGTCACGGCGGGTGCGCTGGTGCTCGGCGCGGCGTTCGCCATCGGCGGCCTCGAAGTCGCGCTGCCCGTGCGCGCCGACGAAGCACTCGCCCGTACCGACTCGCTCGCGCTGTCGCTCGAGGAGGCGGTGCGAATCGCGCTCGCGAACGGGCCCGAGCTGGCACTCGCGAAGGCACGGCTCGAACAGGCCCGCGGACAGGTGCGCGAAGCGACCAGTCAGGCGCTGCCGCAAATCTCGGCCGCGGCCGGCTACACGCGGCGCTTCGACTCGATCTTTCGCGGGCTCGATACCGACACCACGTTCGGCGATCTGTTCCGCAACAGCTCGTTCGCCGCGGTCCACAGCTGGAACCTCGATGTGACGGGCTCGCAGATCCTGTTCTCGCCGCGTGTGTGGGGTGCCCTGCGCGCCGCGCGCGCATTCGAGCGTTCGAACGATGCGTCGCGCCGCCAGACCGAGGAGGACGTTCGCCTGTCGGTGCACCGTGCTTACTTCGAGGCGGCCTATCGAGCGGAACTCGTGACGATCGCGACCGAAGGGCTCACGCAGGCGCGCGCCTACGAGCGCGACGTCGAGCTGCGCCAGCGCCAGGGCCAGCGCGCCGAGTACGACCTGCTGCAGGCCCGCGTCGATGCGCGCAATGCCGAGCCCACGCTGGTCGGTGCGCGCAACTCGCACGCTGCCGCGCTGCTCGAGCTGGGCCGCCAGCTTCAGATCTCCCCCGCCCGTCGCGTGCGGCTCACGAGCCCGCTCGACTTCGACGGCGCGCGCGCGGGATCTGTGAGCGCTTCGAGGTCGGCGCCGGATGGCCGACGCTGA
- a CDS encoding TetR/AcrR family transcriptional regulator → MNPVEISRRERKKDETRERINQAALQLFDQKGFDATTVDEIVAAADVAKGTFFNYFPRKEAALAVICERQVEGLEQFVDGLIDDARPVREKLLDTFAFGAQQHAADPALHRHSIVELLRGSLEDAININERVQSSVGRLVQQGCERGEFRSDVPVERLTYVLRGVFFMTMLVWLHCPELFDFKTEIQARMSIALDGLAAGAR, encoded by the coding sequence ATGAACCCGGTCGAGATCTCACGCCGCGAGCGCAAGAAGGACGAAACTCGCGAGCGCATCAATCAGGCGGCATTGCAGTTGTTCGATCAGAAGGGCTTCGACGCCACGACGGTCGACGAGATCGTCGCCGCGGCTGACGTCGCCAAGGGCACCTTCTTCAACTACTTCCCGCGCAAGGAAGCCGCGCTCGCGGTGATCTGCGAACGCCAGGTCGAAGGGCTCGAACAGTTCGTCGACGGTCTGATCGACGACGCGCGCCCGGTGCGCGAGAAGCTGCTCGACACCTTCGCGTTCGGCGCGCAGCAACATGCCGCGGATCCCGCGCTCCACCGTCACTCGATCGTCGAACTGCTGCGCGGCTCGCTCGAGGACGCGATCAACATCAACGAGCGGGTGCAAAGCTCGGTCGGGCGACTGGTGCAGCAGGGTTGCGAGCGCGGCGAGTTCCGCTCCGACGTTCCGGTCGAGCGGCTCACCTACGTGCTGCGTGGCGTGTTCTTCATGACCATGCTAGTGTGGCTGCACTGTCCCGAGCTGTTCGACTTCAAGACCGAGATCCAGGCGCGCATGTCGATCGCGCTCGACGGACTCGCGGCGGGCGCGCGATGA